The Roseovarius indicus genome has a segment encoding these proteins:
- a CDS encoding MFS transporter: MLGLFANRTYAALFSAQVIALLGTGLMTVALGLLAYDLAGADAGVVLGVALTIKMVCYVVLSPVAQALAQKLPRKPVLVGADLVRVGVALCLPFVSEVWQIYGLIFVLQSASATFTPAYQATLPDLLPDEGDYTRALSLSRLAYDLENLTSPALAALLLTVTGYGALFAGTAVGFAGSALLIGMAAVPALDPASGARPFRERLTRGARIYLATPRLRGLLALNLAACSAGAFVLVNTVVLVRGQMGGSESDLAIAMAAFGTGSMVAALMLPRLLEQGNDRRVMMSGATGAAAVCVGLGAWIAMAGLPGWGVFLMLWAVIGFCYASILTPSGRLLRSSAHAEDRPAVFAAQFALSHAGWLVTYPLAGWAGKALGMGAALALLGGLALLGVVAARLVWPAGLGRVVEHEHPDLPPDHPHLRAHHGNRRHAHVFVIDDEHRAWPTQG; encoded by the coding sequence ATGCTGGGACTGTTCGCCAACCGCACCTATGCCGCGCTGTTTTCGGCGCAGGTGATCGCCCTGCTGGGCACCGGGCTGATGACCGTGGCGCTGGGCTTGCTGGCCTATGACCTGGCCGGGGCGGATGCGGGCGTGGTGCTGGGGGTCGCGCTGACGATCAAGATGGTGTGCTATGTCGTGCTGTCGCCGGTGGCGCAGGCGTTGGCGCAGAAGCTGCCGCGCAAGCCGGTGCTGGTGGGGGCCGATCTTGTGCGGGTGGGCGTCGCGCTGTGCCTGCCGTTCGTGAGCGAAGTGTGGCAGATCTACGGGCTGATCTTCGTGCTGCAATCGGCCTCGGCCACCTTCACGCCGGCGTATCAGGCCACGTTGCCGGATTTGTTGCCGGACGAGGGCGACTATACGCGGGCGCTTTCGTTGTCTCGGCTGGCCTATGACCTGGAGAACCTGACGAGCCCGGCGCTGGCGGCGCTGTTGCTGACGGTGACAGGGTATGGCGCGCTATTTGCCGGGACGGCGGTGGGGTTTGCCGGGTCGGCGCTGCTGATCGGGATGGCGGCGGTGCCGGCGCTCGACCCCGCCTCAGGCGCCCGGCCGTTTCGCGAGAGGCTGACGCGGGGGGCGCGGATCTACCTGGCGACGCCGCGGTTGCGGGGGTTGCTGGCGCTGAACCTGGCGGCCTGTTCGGCGGGGGCGTTCGTGCTGGTGAACACGGTGGTGCTGGTGCGCGGGCAGATGGGCGGGAGCGAGTCGGACCTGGCGATTGCCATGGCGGCCTTCGGGACGGGGTCGATGGTGGCGGCGCTGATGCTGCCGCGGCTGCTGGAGCAGGGGAATGACCGGCGGGTGATGATGTCGGGGGCGACCGGGGCGGCGGCGGTTTGCGTGGGTCTTGGCGCTTGGATTGCGATGGCCGGGTTGCCGGGCTGGGGGGTGTTCCTGATGCTTTGGGCTGTGATCGGGTTCTGCTACGCGTCGATCCTGACGCCCTCGGGGCGGCTGTTGCGGAGTTCGGCCCATGCGGAGGACCGGCCGGCGGTCTTTGCCGCGCAGTTCGCGCTGAGCCATGCCGGGTGGCTGGTGACTTATCCGTTGGCGGGCTGGGCCGGCAAGGCGCTGGGCATGGGGGCGGCGCTGGCGCTGCTGGGCGGGCTGGCGTTGCTGGGTGTGGTGGCGGCGCGGCTGGTGTGGCCGGCGGGGCTGGGCCGGGTGGTGGAGCACGAGCATCCGGACCTGCCGCCGGATCACCCGCACCTGCGCGCGCATCACGGAAACAGGCGGCACGCGCATGTTTTCGTCATCGATGACGAGCATCGGGCGTGGCCGACGCAGGGGTGA
- a CDS encoding NAD+ synthase, whose amino-acid sequence MTDRFRLTLAQLNATVGDLAGNAALAREAWEEGRKAGAQMVALPEMFITGYNTQDLVMKPAFHQAAIAEIEKLAQDCADGPALAIGGPALEGAGLYNAYYILKKGRTSAKVLKHHLPNETVFDEVRIYDSGPVGGPYVVDDVRIGSPICEDSWYEDVSETLAETGAEFLLVPNGSPYYCDKLDTRLNLMVSRVVETGLPLVYLNLVGAQDDQVFDGGTFVLNPGGELMVQMPLMEEAISHVDFVRTDEGWRAEKGELAHIPDGHEQDYHAMVLSLRDYLRKTGFKKVLLGLSGGIDSAIVATVAVDALGAENVRCVMLPSEYTSEASLEDAKAVAENLGCRYDFVPISEGRAAITNTLAPLFEGLEPDLTEENIQSRLRGLLLMAMSNKFGEMLLTTGNKSEVAVGYATIYGDMAGGYNPIKDMYKTRVFDTCRWRNANHRPWMKGPEGEVIPQNIITKPPTAELREDQKDSDSLPDYPVLDGILDILVDQDGSISDCVAAGYSREDAKKVEHLLYISEYKRFQSAPGTRLSKRAFWLDRRYPIVNRWRDES is encoded by the coding sequence ATGACGGACAGGTTTCGCCTGACACTGGCACAGCTGAACGCGACGGTGGGCGATCTGGCCGGCAATGCCGCGCTGGCACGCGAGGCGTGGGAAGAGGGCCGCAAGGCGGGCGCCCAGATGGTGGCCCTGCCGGAGATGTTCATCACCGGCTACAACACGCAGGACCTGGTGATGAAGCCCGCCTTTCACCAGGCCGCGATTGCCGAGATCGAGAAGCTGGCGCAGGACTGTGCCGACGGCCCGGCATTGGCCATCGGTGGCCCGGCGCTGGAAGGGGCGGGGCTGTATAACGCCTATTACATTCTCAAGAAGGGTCGGACGTCGGCGAAGGTGCTGAAGCATCACCTGCCCAACGAAACGGTGTTCGACGAGGTGCGAATCTACGATTCCGGCCCCGTGGGAGGGCCATACGTGGTCGATGACGTGCGCATCGGCAGCCCGATCTGCGAGGACAGCTGGTACGAGGATGTCTCGGAAACGCTGGCCGAGACCGGGGCGGAGTTTCTGCTCGTGCCGAACGGCTCGCCCTATTACTGCGACAAGCTGGATACGCGGCTGAACCTGATGGTGTCGCGGGTGGTCGAGACGGGGTTGCCGCTGGTTTACCTGAACCTTGTGGGGGCGCAGGATGACCAGGTGTTCGACGGGGGCACGTTCGTGCTGAACCCCGGCGGTGAGCTGATGGTGCAGATGCCGCTGATGGAAGAGGCGATTTCGCATGTCGATTTCGTGCGCACCGACGAGGGCTGGCGGGCCGAGAAGGGCGAGCTGGCGCATATCCCCGACGGGCATGAGCAGGATTATCACGCGATGGTTCTGTCGCTGCGGGATTACCTGCGCAAGACCGGGTTCAAGAAGGTGCTGCTGGGGCTGTCCGGCGGGATCGACAGTGCGATCGTGGCGACCGTGGCGGTGGATGCGCTCGGGGCGGAGAACGTGCGCTGCGTGATGCTGCCGTCGGAGTACACGTCGGAGGCGTCGCTGGAGGATGCCAAGGCGGTGGCCGAGAACCTGGGCTGCCGGTATGATTTTGTGCCGATTTCCGAGGGTCGGGCGGCGATCACCAACACGCTCGCCCCGCTTTTCGAGGGGCTGGAGCCGGATCTCACGGAAGAGAACATCCAGTCGCGGCTTCGGGGTCTGCTGCTGATGGCGATGTCGAACAAGTTCGGGGAGATGCTGCTGACCACCGGCAACAAGTCGGAAGTGGCGGTGGGTTATGCCACGATTTATGGCGACATGGCGGGCGGGTACAACCCGATCAAGGACATGTACAAGACGCGGGTCTTCGACACCTGTCGTTGGCGCAATGCCAACCACCGGCCGTGGATGAAGGGGCCGGAGGGTGAGGTCATTCCGCAGAATATCATCACCAAGCCGCCCACGGCCGAGCTGCGGGAAGATCAGAAGGACAGCGATTCGCTGCCCGATTACCCGGTGCTGGATGGTATTCTGGATATCCTGGTGGATCAGGACGGGTCGATTTCGGATTGCGTGGCCGCCGGGTATTCGCGCGAGGACGCGAAGAAGGTGGAGCACCTGCTCTACATTTCGGAATACAAGCGCTTCCAGTCGGCGCCGGGGACACGGCTGTCGAAGCGGGCGTTCTGGCTGGACCGGCGCTATCCGATCGTGAACCGGTGGCGCGACGAGAGCTGA
- a CDS encoding metallopeptidase family protein — MTRPGPSLEKIEEMARAAIESLPEGFQPAAKDVALRVVDWPERWMLDDLGMTDPLELTGLYDGIPMTEKSVIHQPLSPDSVWLFREPILAEWHDRGDVEIEDLVAHVTIHEFAHHFGWSDDDIASIDRWWE; from the coding sequence ATGACACGTCCCGGCCCCAGCCTTGAAAAGATCGAAGAGATGGCCCGCGCCGCCATCGAAAGCCTTCCCGAAGGCTTCCAGCCCGCCGCGAAGGACGTGGCTCTGCGCGTCGTCGACTGGCCCGAACGCTGGATGCTCGACGATCTCGGCATGACCGACCCGCTGGAGCTTACCGGCCTCTACGACGGCATCCCGATGACCGAGAAATCGGTCATCCACCAACCGCTCAGCCCCGACAGCGTCTGGCTCTTCCGCGAACCCATCCTCGCCGAATGGCACGACCGCGGCGACGTGGAGATCGAAGACCTCGTGGCCCATGTCACCATCCACGAATTCGCCCACCATTTCGGCTGGTCCGACGATGATATCGCTTCGATAGACAGGTGGTGGGAGTGA
- a CDS encoding universal stress protein: MFKTILLAYDGSDHAKNALKAAAEMKKAFGSELHLSHTPYLEVPPVVIGSFVAQLERAPTDEDYREAADRVALDAAERAAHAGVRFTEIHIGHGDAAENLLAVADAIDADLIVMGRRGVGAAQALVLGSVSQAVAHGARCACLTVI, from the coding sequence ATGTTCAAGACAATCCTGCTGGCCTATGACGGGTCGGACCATGCCAAGAACGCGTTGAAGGCGGCGGCGGAGATGAAGAAGGCCTTCGGGTCGGAACTGCATCTTTCCCATACGCCGTATCTCGAGGTGCCGCCGGTGGTGATCGGGTCGTTCGTGGCGCAGCTGGAGCGGGCGCCGACGGACGAGGATTACCGCGAGGCGGCCGACCGGGTGGCGCTGGATGCGGCCGAGCGGGCGGCGCATGCGGGGGTGCGGTTCACGGAAATCCATATCGGGCACGGGGATGCGGCGGAGAACCTGCTGGCGGTGGCGGATGCCATCGATGCCGACCTGATCGTGATGGGGCGGCGCGGCGTGGGGGCGGCGCAGGCTTTGGTGCTGGGGTCGGTCAGCCAGGCGGTGGCGCATGGGGCAAGGTGTGCCTGCCTGACGGTGATTTAG